aagttttatcaaaatatcttgaaaactgcgtTCCGTAACCTTTcatacaaggtttacatgaacagacAGCCAGCCGGGCaggcggacggacatgtcttaatggACTTAGAAactttggaatgatttgacatgggttCGAACCCGAGAACCTCATAAACTGGTATTACGTGTGGCCAATTAAACGCAGGTCATTTGATTGAGGTTCCTTagagatccacgtagtggctgtgattaaaattcaaattcGCAGGAAGAGTGtattgcggttaaaagactaatGCATTGTAAAGACTTTATTTCGAGATAAGTTCTGTGATTATGATATCAGACACCCCACAGAAGAGTTACTGTGGGAcaaagcgttggaaatgggttggtaTATGATACAGAATGAATGAAGAATGAGTGTATGGGATATTGCTCTTGATGAGAGTGTGCTGAGTTGATATATGAGAGATGAAAGTTATCACTGCAAAGTGATACTATAAAATTTTCCTTCAGTGTCTATGTATGATCTGAAAAGTATAAGAGTGTCGGATGAATTAGAAGTGTGCTGGGTCGTTAGAAGTTATCTTCTAATTAAACCGTGTTCATATCAGATTTACCACAGTTTGTTCTCTGTGAGTACGAACAAAtgcttcggcttatttgatgccGGCTCAATAGAGGCCATTCCATATGCGTGGTTGTACACAGAAGTTTTTGTTTCTCGGAAATTAAGCAACAGcacagcaatggtcagagattagatatctcaagtacttgagcaaattACACGTATACTGCATGAAATATCACCGTGAAATAGGGACGGAGTTTACGTTAAGCACTTCGATATTCATATCCTCATCACAATCGTTTGTGCTAACACCTAAAAACATTTGTCCTGCATTCATCTAAAAGTATACCaaacggctcagaatcactACACGAATAAGGCTtttgagttcataattatgttaaatattccaatatgtaaaaaaaacatactaacaacatattttgaatagcaatttaaataatataatataacaacgaaaaaaatacatcccaggaaaatttttcgaccttgttctaaaaacaactTGTTCTAGATCGAATGCAAAgagaaccacttcagattcttaaacaacaccCGTTCCTCGAAACATTGTTATGGTTCTAAAATActtctaaagaattttcaaggaactagttctttgacattaattttatattgatactacactagttcaatggaaaaatatgtaaaaaattaaaaattcataaacataCCCTAAAGGAATTGTACCGGAAGAAGGGGAAGTTAGCTGATGACTTTTTTATATCCTGTgcaaaaaatagtttaacagataaattttatataagaaaagttttctaaaaatttttggtacaataataacaaaaattcctCAACAGTTTCCCAAAATTAGACTTAACATTaataatttcgaacaaaaaacgCTGAAAAAATGaactgtttttaaataaagtatatacGTTCTGTAAAGCATCCCTAGAACTAGTTTTGAGGTTGACAAATTCGAGcaaaaatcattaattataGAACAAGTTCCATAACCATCCAAAAGAACTAGTGTCGACACTATAAcgcttcctcagaaccagttctGAAGGTGACAATTTCCAACAAAgatcattggtctcaacgccaaagtAGATCGAGTTTAGACTATAATAATGCGTTCTAAAACTAGTTgtggaactaatacaattttgaatattcaatattttaatcttagaataaataaaaatacaaagacaacaattcgaaatatttcttcaaactaaaatattttcccTGATAAAAAAAACCCTAAACCACATAAGATATCAACCGAAGTAAATTGTGCGTAAAGTGATAGGCGTTATGTGCGTAAGTACAGCTGAAAAATagtataaatacaataaaactcAAACTGAAATCATCAGTTTCAAAAGTGAAACAACCAAGTCATATtgtgttatattttctttaaaactcttATTCggctaaaatttattaacactaACAATGGCCTACAAACAAAATCTATTACTATTGTTCGAGCGTCCCAATGAACCTGTGTTCATGGAAAAGGGTACAACCAGTACGGTCTTCGATGTGCCCGATAAGTTCTTAACCGATCGTTATCGTCCTATTGGCAATGAAGTTCAGAGCCGTTTCAGTGATAAGGCTGAGAGACGTATTCCAGTTCGTGATATCGCTTTGCCTGATTTACGTATTCCCATGTCCTTGGGTCGTGATGAGCAGTTCTCACTATTTGTTCCTCGTCACAGACGTATTGCTGGACGTTTGATTGATATTTTCATGGGTCTACGTACAATTGATGATTTGCAAAGTGTTGCTGTTTATGCTCGTGATCGTGTGAATCCTTTCCTTTTCAATTATGCTCTCTCGGTGGCTTTGTTACATCGTCCAGACACCAAAGGCATGGATTTACCTTCATTTGCCCAAAATTTCCCTGAAAAGTACGTTGACTCTAAAGTATTAGGTCAAGCGAGAGAAGAAGCCACTGTTGTCGCTGAAGGTTCACGCATGCCAATAGTTGTACCCAGAGATTATACTGCCTCTGATTTAGACCCCGAACATCGTTTGTGGTATTTCCGTGAAGATTTGGGCATTAATTTGCATCACTGGCATTGGCATTTGGTATATCCTTTCGAAGCTGGTGATCGTTCTATTGTTGCCAAGGATCGTCGTGGTGAATTGTTCTATTACATGCACCAACAGATCATTGCTCGTTATAATATGGAACGTTTTAGCAACAATTTGGCTCGTGTTACTAGATTTAACAATTTCCGTGAACCCATTGCTGAGGGTTATTTCCCAAAAATGGATTCCCTAGTAGCTAGCAGAGCTTGGCCACCACGTTTCGATAACACAGTAATTTCCGACTTAAGACGTGAACTCGATCAAATTAATTTGGATGTTGCTGATATGGAAAGATGGCGTGATCGCATTTACGATGCCATACACCAAGGTTTCGTTATCGATGAAAGTGGCAACCGCATTGCTCTGGATGAACAACGTGGTATTGACATTTTGGGTAATATGATGGAGTCTTCAATTATCTCTCCCAATCGTTCATTATATGGT
The window above is part of the Lucilia cuprina isolate Lc7/37 chromosome 6, ASM2204524v1, whole genome shotgun sequence genome. Proteins encoded here:
- the LOC111675752 gene encoding phenoloxidase 2-like, producing the protein MAYKQNLLLLFERPNEPVFMEKGTTSTVFDVPDKFLTDRYRPIGNEVQSRFSDKAERRIPVRDIALPDLRIPMSLGRDEQFSLFVPRHRRIAGRLIDIFMGLRTIDDLQSVAVYARDRVNPFLFNYALSVALLHRPDTKGMDLPSFAQNFPEKYVDSKVLGQAREEATVVAEGSRMPIVVPRDYTASDLDPEHRLWYFREDLGINLHHWHWHLVYPFEAGDRSIVAKDRRGELFYYMHQQIIARYNMERFSNNLARVTRFNNFREPIAEGYFPKMDSLVASRAWPPRFDNTVISDLRRELDQINLDVADMERWRDRIYDAIHQGFVIDESGNRIALDEQRGIDILGNMMESSIISPNRSLYGDLHNLGHVFISYSHDPDHRHLESFGVMGDSATAMRDPVFYRWHAFIDDMFQEHKTRLPAYTLPQLQYDGITISGVQVAADGGRPNVLSTFFQQSDVDLSRGMDFVPRGNVFARFTHLQHTPFTYTINVNNNSRAQRFGTVRIFLAPKTDERGQQMLLRDQRLLMVELDKFIVSLNPGPNTIRRRSSESSVTIPFERTYRNLDANRPAAGSADELEFNFCGCGWPANMLIPKGLPEGLNCELFVMVSNYEDDRVDQQLVGACSDAASYCGVRDRLYPDRRPMGYPFDRLPRQGADRLVNFLTPNMSVVDVVIRHDPNRVVQRQN